In Falco biarmicus isolate bFalBia1 chromosome 7, bFalBia1.pri, whole genome shotgun sequence, a single window of DNA contains:
- the LOC130153013 gene encoding signal recognition particle subunit SRP54 isoform X3: MVLADLGRKITSALRSLSNATIINEEVLNAMLKEVCTALLEADVNIKLVKQLRENVKSAIDLEEMASGLNKRKMIQHAVFKELVKLVDPGVKAWTPTKGKQNIIMFVGLQGSGKTTTCSKLAYFYQRKGWKTCLICADTYRAGAFDQLKQNATKARIPFYGSYTEMDPVIIASEGVEKFKNENFEIIIVDTSGRHKQEDSLFEEMLQVANAIQPDNIVYVMDASIGQACEAQAKAFKDKVDVASVIVTKLDGHAKGGGALSAVAATKSPIIFIGTGEHIDDFEPFKTQPFISKLLGMGDIEGLIDKVNELKLDDNEALIEKLKHGQFTLRDMYEQFQNIMKMGPFSQILGMIPGFGTDFMSKGNEQESMARLKKLMTIMDSMNDQELDSTDGAKVFSKQPGRIQRVARGSGVSTRDVQELLTQYTKFAQMVKKMGGIKGLFKGGDMSKNVNPSQLAKLNQQMAKMMDPRVLHHMVCDFLGEKIASVLGISTPKYQYAIDEYYRMKREEEEEEQENKMSEEAERQHQEQQNKPQAEAPVRTDQPEATACTSFVNVNFENEGDGQSVGENKQDVVPVPP, translated from the exons ATGGTTCTAGCAgatcttggaagaaaaataacttcagcatTACGCTCACTGAGCAATGCTACGATTATCAATGAAGAG GTTTTAAATGCTATGTTAAAAGAAGTATGTACAGCATTACTGGAAGCTGATGTTAATATTAAACTTGTGAAGCAACTCAGAGAAAATGTCAA GTCTGCAATTGATCTTGAAGAAATGGCGTCTGGccttaacaaaagaaaaatgattcaGCATGCTGTCTTTAAGGAACTTGTTAAG CTTGTAGATCCTGGAGTCAAAGCATGGACACCtaccaaaggaaaacagaatattaTAATGTTTGTTGGTTTGCAAGGCAGTGGTAAAACAACAACCTGTTCAAAG TTAGCATACTTCTATCAGAGGAAAGGTTGGAAGACTTGTTTAATATGTGCAGACACATACAGAGCAG GTGCTTTTGACCAGTTGAAGCAGAACGCCACAAAAGCAAGAATTCCTTTTTATGGGAG TTATACAGAAATGGATCCTGTAATTATTGCTTCAGAAGGTGTTGAGAAATTTAAGAatgaaaactttgaaataatCATTGTTGATACAAGTGGACGTCACAAACAGGAGGACTCTTTGTTTGAAGAGATGCTACAAGTTGCTAATGCCATA CAACCAGATAACATTGTTTATGTGATGGATGCTTCCATTGGCCAAGCTTGTGAAGCTCAAGCTAAAGCTTTCAAAGACAAAGTAGACGTAGCTTCTGTTATTGTTACTAAGCTTGATGGACATGCAAAAGGAGGTGGAGCTCTCAGTGC AGTTGCTGCCACGAAGAGTCCTATCATTTTTATTGGAACTGGCGAACACATAGATGACTTTGAACCCTTTAAAACACAGCCTTTCATCAGCAAACTTCTTG gtatggGTGATATCGAAGGATTGATAGATAAAGTAAACGAGTTAAAGTTGGATGATAATGAAGCACTCATAGAGAAGCTCAAACATG GTCAATTTACACTAAGAGATATGTATGAACAATTCCAAAACATCATGAAAATGGGACCATTCAGTCAGATCTTG ggTATGATCCCTGGTTTTGGAACTGACTTCATGAGTAAAGGCAATGAGCAGGAATCGATGGCAAGGCTAAAGAAACTGATGACTATAATGGACAGTATGAATGAccaag AACTGGACAGTACAGACGGTGCCAAAGTTTTCAGTAAGCAACCAGGAAGAATCCAAAGAGTGGCAAGAGGTTCAGGTGTTTCTACCAGAGATGTTCAGGAGCTTTTGACCCAATACACCAAGTTTGCACAGATGGTGAAAAAGATGGGAGGCATCAAGGGGCTTTTcaaag gTGGTGATATGTCAAAGAATGTAAACCCATCTCAGCTGGCCAAACTGAACCAGCAGATGGCAAAGATGATGGATCCAAGAGTTCTTCATCATATGG tgtgtgaTTTCCTGGGAGAAAAGATTGCATCTGTGCTGGGGATAAGCACACCAAAATACCAATATGCCATTGATGAGTATTACAGAATGAAGAGAGAG gaggaagaggaggaacaggaaaacaagatgtcggaagaagcagaaagacagCATCAGGAACAGCAGAACAAGCCCCAGGCTGAAGCTCCTGTCCGGACAGACCAGCCTGAAGCAACAGCATGCACTTCATTTGTGAATGTAAACTTTGAAAATGAGGGAGATGGCCAGTCTgttggggaaaacaaacaagatgTAGTTCCTGTCCCTCCTTAA
- the LOC130153013 gene encoding protein FAM177A1 isoform X2 — protein sequence MEQGLSAITLYCAPAAGPAAASCAMEPEQQLANGDRGFENVELGVIGKKKKIPRRVIHFASGETMEEYSTDEEEDEQEKKDLLPPVDPTTLTWGPYLWFHMLRVATSTLSVCDFLGEKIASVLGISTPKYQYAIDEYYRMKREEEEEEQENKMSEEAERQHQEQQNKPQAEAPVRTDQPEATACTSFVNVNFENEGDGQSVGENKQDVVPVPP from the exons ATGGAGCAGGGGCTGTCCGCCATCACCCTCTACtgcgcgcccgccgccggccccgcggctGCCTCCTGCGCCATGGAGCCCGAGCAG CAACTGGCAAATGGAGATAGAGGCTTTGAGAATGTGGAGCTGGGTGTCataggaaagaagaagaaaattccaaGGAGGGTTATTCATTTTGCAAGTGGAGAAACAATGGAAGAATATAGCAcagatgaagaggaagatgaacaagagaaaaaagatctGTTGCCGCCTGTAGATCCT ACAACGCTCACATGGGGCCCCTACTTGTGGTTTCACATGCTGCGAGTTGCCACATCAACCTTATCAG tgtgtgaTTTCCTGGGAGAAAAGATTGCATCTGTGCTGGGGATAAGCACACCAAAATACCAATATGCCATTGATGAGTATTACAGAATGAAGAGAGAG gaggaagaggaggaacaggaaaacaagatgtcggaagaagcagaaagacagCATCAGGAACAGCAGAACAAGCCCCAGGCTGAAGCTCCTGTCCGGACAGACCAGCCTGAAGCAACAGCATGCACTTCATTTGTGAATGTAAACTTTGAAAATGAGGGAGATGGCCAGTCTgttggggaaaacaaacaagatgTAGTTCCTGTCCCTCCTTAA
- the LOC130153013 gene encoding signal recognition particle subunit SRP54 isoform X1, producing MVLADLGRKITSALRSLSNATIINEEVLNAMLKEVCTALLEADVNIKLVKQLRENVKSAIDLEEMASGLNKRKMIQHAVFKELVKLVDPGVKAWTPTKGKQNIIMFVGLQGSGKTTTCSKLAYFYQRKGWKTCLICADTYRAGAFDQLKQNATKARIPFYGSYTEMDPVIIASEGVEKFKNENFEIIIVDTSGRHKQEDSLFEEMLQVANAIQPDNIVYVMDASIGQACEAQAKAFKDKVDVASVIVTKLDGHAKGGGALSAVAATKSPIIFIGTGEHIDDFEPFKTQPFISKLLGMGDIEGLIDKVNELKLDDNEALIEKLKHGQFTLRDMYEQFQNIMKMGPFSQILGMIPGFGTDFMSKGNEQESMARLKKLMTIMDSMNDQELDSTDGAKVFSKQPGRIQRVARGSGVSTRDVQELLTQYTKFAQMVKKMGGIKGLFKGGDMSKNVNPSQLAKLNQQMAKMMDPRVLHHMGGMAGLQSMMRQFQQGAAGNMKGMMGFNNM from the exons ATGGTTCTAGCAgatcttggaagaaaaataacttcagcatTACGCTCACTGAGCAATGCTACGATTATCAATGAAGAG GTTTTAAATGCTATGTTAAAAGAAGTATGTACAGCATTACTGGAAGCTGATGTTAATATTAAACTTGTGAAGCAACTCAGAGAAAATGTCAA GTCTGCAATTGATCTTGAAGAAATGGCGTCTGGccttaacaaaagaaaaatgattcaGCATGCTGTCTTTAAGGAACTTGTTAAG CTTGTAGATCCTGGAGTCAAAGCATGGACACCtaccaaaggaaaacagaatattaTAATGTTTGTTGGTTTGCAAGGCAGTGGTAAAACAACAACCTGTTCAAAG TTAGCATACTTCTATCAGAGGAAAGGTTGGAAGACTTGTTTAATATGTGCAGACACATACAGAGCAG GTGCTTTTGACCAGTTGAAGCAGAACGCCACAAAAGCAAGAATTCCTTTTTATGGGAG TTATACAGAAATGGATCCTGTAATTATTGCTTCAGAAGGTGTTGAGAAATTTAAGAatgaaaactttgaaataatCATTGTTGATACAAGTGGACGTCACAAACAGGAGGACTCTTTGTTTGAAGAGATGCTACAAGTTGCTAATGCCATA CAACCAGATAACATTGTTTATGTGATGGATGCTTCCATTGGCCAAGCTTGTGAAGCTCAAGCTAAAGCTTTCAAAGACAAAGTAGACGTAGCTTCTGTTATTGTTACTAAGCTTGATGGACATGCAAAAGGAGGTGGAGCTCTCAGTGC AGTTGCTGCCACGAAGAGTCCTATCATTTTTATTGGAACTGGCGAACACATAGATGACTTTGAACCCTTTAAAACACAGCCTTTCATCAGCAAACTTCTTG gtatggGTGATATCGAAGGATTGATAGATAAAGTAAACGAGTTAAAGTTGGATGATAATGAAGCACTCATAGAGAAGCTCAAACATG GTCAATTTACACTAAGAGATATGTATGAACAATTCCAAAACATCATGAAAATGGGACCATTCAGTCAGATCTTG ggTATGATCCCTGGTTTTGGAACTGACTTCATGAGTAAAGGCAATGAGCAGGAATCGATGGCAAGGCTAAAGAAACTGATGACTATAATGGACAGTATGAATGAccaag AACTGGACAGTACAGACGGTGCCAAAGTTTTCAGTAAGCAACCAGGAAGAATCCAAAGAGTGGCAAGAGGTTCAGGTGTTTCTACCAGAGATGTTCAGGAGCTTTTGACCCAATACACCAAGTTTGCACAGATGGTGAAAAAGATGGGAGGCATCAAGGGGCTTTTcaaag gTGGTGATATGTCAAAGAATGTAAACCCATCTCAGCTGGCCAAACTGAACCAGCAGATGGCAAAGATGATGGATCCAAGAGTTCTTCATCATATGG gTGGCATGGCAGGATTGCAGTCAATGATGAGACAGTTTCAACAAGGCGCTGCTGGGAATATGAAAGGCATGATGGGATTCAATAATATGTAA